The following nucleotide sequence is from Scleropages formosus chromosome 4, fSclFor1.1, whole genome shotgun sequence.
tttgaaaacCAAGTTATGTCAAGGAACATGTTTAATGCAAACGTTTTTAGTACATTTCCAGTATAGTCAGAATCTATTGTCTAGTTAAAGTTTCTGACATATAATTATTTGTCATCTGAGAGTAACTAGCTGACACAAAAGTGATAAAGCAGAAAATCCCTGCTTTTCTGATTTACACTATGATGCACTTGTTAGAATGGTGAAATATTGAAACCTTTAATGTTTCAAGTATATAAccatctaaaaataaaatatgtattgtattttttaaaagaataagaCTAAATAGATAAACTTCATAGACCTGGGGAAAACTACTGTACTCTATTGAATAAAAGTTTACTTAAGCAATCAACGCTGTATATATGACTACTCCTGCAGTACATGCAACTGAGAAAgcaattttaaagtgaaaagttAAAAACTACATATTATTTAGTAGATACCTTTGTTCAGTGTGGTTTACAATGTTCATTGTTCATAATggcacaattatttacccttttatacagaaGGActttgttcaagagtactaaagCAAGGGAATTCTAGTTGCAGCGCAAGAGTTTTTACTACTCTGCAGTCTGCTGCCCTTATACGACCTTTATTGCCTGGAATGCATATTACAGGTCAATTTTACATTTGAACATTGGGGAAAAAGGATAAAATAGTTGTCATCCTTACCTTCATTTAAATTAACAGTGCAGATATCATATCCTACAACATTCGAGGCGTTACACTGGTATGTTCCAAACTCAAACTGAGACAGATTTCCAATCTGTAGAACTCCAGTCTGAGTATCTGAATATAAGAGCACACAAGATATTAAACGGATAAATATGTGACAATTTTCTTCTCTTATCAAATCGATCAACCCATGGGAATTTATCCAttctttattatcattatttaagAGCAATAAAAGCCACAGTGTGTACAGTTTAAAGtctgcatttatacattttactgGCGCAAATACCATTGTGAGTAGTGAAAAGGGTTTAAAGCAACATCCTTCAGGATATAAGACCACACTCTTGCCCACTACACTGTTCTGAGTCTTGACAGACTACTGTTATGTCAAACAGTCACACAAACTCAGCTTGGGCCTCTGTGCTGGGATACTCACTGATGGCTGCACGTAAGCTCCTGGACTTGCCTTGCTCCACCTTAGTCCAGCTGTAGGTCGGGGTGGGGCTCCCTTGCTCAGTGTGGCAAGTCAAGGTGACTAAATGGCCCGACTCCACCGTCCCGTGGATGGCGCAAAATGGTTTTGAGGGTTTTTCTTGGGGATTTAAAATTACAGACATTGACATGACATGATTCTGacagaattaattatttttaataacccAGAGCAACTCTCAACTTCAGCAACAGCCCTGCAGTCAAATGTTGTACAATTACGTGTCACTGTTGTTGTGGGGACAGTTgtagcgttgtggttagagatgcctttggtcccaaaggttgcacgtttaaatcctacctccagctctgatatccttgaccaaggtatttacccgGAAAAAAGCTCCAAAGAAAATAccgagctgtgtaaatggggtaaataactgtaagctgcttaacatcgtaagatgctttggagataagcatcatctaaatgaattaatgtcaaTACGTCATAATGGGATCTTCCGTGAACATTCAACTGTGATTCTATATAAGTTGCCTTGGGTTCATTGTTGAAACATTGTGGCAATGGAGGTGCAACTGCATGACATTAAAAAGTACAGAACAAAAATATTCCATACAATACAAAACAACATGTTGTGACATAATACAGCTGTGAGAAAATGTTTCCGAGTCCTTAGAAATTATCCGGATTTCTGTACGAGTGGCTTTTGACCTGTGGTTTGATCTCAGTGTAAGTCATAATAAAGACAGCTTCATTTCACAagcaatacacacattttcatttacatatctTTGTTGAGAAAATGGTTCAAAGAATCGACGTCGTTTATggaaaaaagtatgtgaacccttatATTTAGTAACTGGCAAAACCTCCTTTGTCAGGAAAAACTACAACCAAATGCTTCCTGTAACTGCTGATCACACCTGTACAGTGGTTTGGAGATATTTTCCTCTTTCCAGATTTCTCTGTACAAAactgtttccatttttgtctgtttttgggATATCTTGACTGAATGAGTATTGCTTTTcttaacactttttaaaacccttttttttttaaccctttccagtcttttgAACTTCACCCACTTTTCTTCTTAGGCCCTCTGAGATCTCTTTTGATTCTGCTCTATTACCTTTCAAAAGACTTCTGTTGTGAAGGTAACCAAAATTGTGTGACCTTTTTTATGGCAGAGAGGTAAATCCCGCAGCTAAACTTATTGGGACATCATTGACTGGGATACCTGACTCCAAATTTCCTCTTTCCAAGATGTCACTGTCTTAGAGGTTCACAGACTTTTTCAGTCAGTGACATTGATTGTTGaaaccatttgttcaataaagatatgaTTACGTAAAATATTGCGTGTCGTTTGTTAAATAACATTAAGACAAAGAAGAAGATGAGATTACATTTCAAGAGCCATTCATGTAGAAATTCAGATAATTTGAAAGggctcacattttttttcacagtaatacaggtttcattttatattttttcattaattgatCGTATTGCAATACAGCTGTTGTCAGCAGgaataatgtaaaacaataatCTAAACAGACATACTGAATGTGAAATTTCAAATTCATATTCGAGTTCGATCGCTACTGAACTGATTTACCTAAAACGTTCAAAATGACACGCCCTTCTGTCTGGCCCAGACTATCTGGCATGTTATGGACCTCGCAGTAGTATGTTCCAGAGTCAGCAGGACTGACATTGGTTATTGTTATGGAGGCGTTCCTAGTGGTGTTTGGAGAAGGAGGCACGATCACTCGGCCATGGTAATTCTGAGGAATGGTAGACTGGCCTGCTTGATAGTAgtaaatctgaaatgaaaagacTGAAGTTAAACATTTAACAGAAATGATAAAGAGAAGAACAACCTTCATCCTTCTGAAACTTTTTCACAGCCTTTTCTTCTGGGGATGTAAAGCTCTTTCAAACCAACTTTAAGAATGACCTTTCAATTAAATTTCATCATGGTTATTCACACAgcaggggggcgtgggggcgtgggggcgcagtgggttggaccacagtcctgctctgcggtgagtgtggggttcaagtcccgcttggggtgccttgcgatggactggcgtcccgtcctgggtgtgtcccctccccctccggccttatgccctctgttaccgggtaggctccggttccccgtgaccccgtatgggacgagcggatctgaaaatgtgtgtgtgtgtattcacacaGCATGCCTGCTGTCCTTTATGATAATATTATGTTCAGAATTAAAGTGATTCTCCGATACATTTTTCTGGGAATTATTACCATTTAATGGCAGCTGATGTGCTGGATCAGGCTACGGACTCGTCACCAAAACTTTAAGTTGAAATATGGCAATTTCCAATGCATCCGCTTTCATAACTGACATaccaatttaaattttttcacaCTTATGGAAACGGATATGTCATTGAAATATTAAGCACCTGCTATGGGAAGCTATGAGCgaggattaaaaaataaagataaacaaatttaaacgCTTTGAACTAACAACCTCTAGGTTCTACGGTGCACTTGTCGCCGTTTCACCATTTGGACGGGTAAAGAGTAGTGCCCTCTATAGTTGCTCCCGACATATGCAAGTATGTAAGCGGTAGCTGAGGACTCCGCCTTCCCCATCCATCTGCGCAGGTGCCATTGTGATCCAGAGAGCCCTTTGTTGTCCGGCCAGGGTGCGGCTGGAGTCAGTGCCCGACGATGTCGTGGTCAAAAGCATGGGCTTTCCGATAGGGCCGGCAGACGCTGGCGTGAGCCTGAGGCAGAGCAAACTTCCTGGCCTCGACCATCTTTCTCAGCTCTCTGTGTCGCCATGACTATTCCAAGCACACGCGGAAAGTTTTGACACACAAAGCCTGTGGCTGGTTAAAGTTTCCTAATTTAAAAGCTGTATAGGTTTTAAACCTAAATCTCTCTTTTTGAATTTAAATCTCTCGCTATTTGAAAACCTTTCCTAAAAAATATTCCCTAGCATAATTATAAgagaatatatatgtatgcttGCTATATAtgtatggggggtgcagtggcgcagtgggttggaccacagtcctgctccctggtgggtctggggttcaagtcccacttggggtgccttgtgatggactggtgtcccgtcctgggtgtgtcccctccctctccggccttacgccctgtgttgccgggtagactccggttccctgtgaccccgtatgggacaagcggttctgaaaatgtgtgtgtgtgctatataTGTCATTTTGATTACCCATCATAACATGAGATGATGTAATTATATCCATAACTTGTGCCCCCAAGACAAAGCGTTGCTGTAACTGACCCAATACTATGGTTGTGAGCtaaatgcattacattacagagGTTGCACCAATAATGGAAAAGCATTCTTTAAAGACTGCACTTTCCTTCTAAGTGCAGGTATGGAATAACTTTAGGGACTCATGTGCTTCTTCTACAAAAAGAGGCATGGTAatcgagtttttttttttttttttttaacttaattcCAAATATTACTTTTGTGAGTTGAACAATGACGACGAGCACTATTTAAGCACGGAAGGCAATGAAGAAGGCAACAGGCAACAGGCAACTCACCGTCTGATCTGTCGTTTGGGAAACAAAAGACCACTGAATGTTCAAGTTGGTGGTGGGCTGATTCGTTGTGAAGGTACATGGTAGAACTGCATTCCCACCATTGGTCACATTAATTGTGCTTAATGGAACAGACACAGTGATTGAATGAAGAGAAcctaaaacataaaaaaataaattaaagatgATTATACTGTTTCCTCATTTTATTGtacattattttgtcatttttatttgaatgttataaaaattttacagaaatctGCATTAGAGACATTTTAGGAGACATTAATATGCAATAATATGATATAATGCTAATGTAGTGCATCATGCAACACTTTATGTTTAAAGTTTCATTAATGTTTAAGTCTATTTTTGGAACTTTTCATTGACAGGGTTTATActgctgaaaacaaaatgtgagaTCTGCGCACTTATTTATTACAAAGCTGGACTTAACTGTTTGTCTGTGGTCTAATTTAGTAATAGTGAGTGAGTAAATTTTATAGTCTCAAATGTGTATTGTGTGctcagttttcctttttctgaggAGCTGTATTTTCTTGAATACACTTTTAAGATTTAATGGATTTAGgccaaataaattattaatccTGATGAAAATATTGTCATTTAGAAAAAACAACCTATTTCTTGCCTTGGCTGTGCTATGAAGACCACACCCAAAGGCATGGGCAGCAGGCTTTCAGCAAATAAATAGTATTACATTAATACCattaattaaatgcataaaactgAGTAGATTTAATGCAGAAATGGAAAACTTACCTAAAAGAGAGTAAAGTACAGCAATGCTAAGCACTGACAACTTCATTTTCATTCCAGTCTTCTTGGCAGCAGGCAAATCCTTCCTTTCTGCTTTGTGTCGTGTGTCTCCCAGTTCGGGTTTTGGAGACTAGCGCGGCTTTTTTTCTCATAATCATTATCAGGCCAATGGGCAACAcccacaaaaaacacagcacttaGTTAAATACAGCGCTATCATACAGTGACTAACACAGCCTGGGCCTTTGCAGCTAGATATGGAGTTTCTTTGTGTTGACATGGGCTTGTTGATTCTGCCAAAAGAACTGCAGAGAAACCGAGAAACACACTTTCAAAGGCTGCGATTGCCGTTAGGCGCATAGTAAAGGTTATGGCCACATAAATTATTTCTAGGTTTTCTTGATGAAAATTATAACGAAACCCATGAGCTTTAAAGACTACAGGTCTCTCACTTACTTGTGTAAGAGTGGTGGCTTCAAATCAAAGCCCTgtaatttctataaaaaaaaaaatctgttttgaatttcagagttttcactgtaatttcaaaataattcGAATTTTTGTATTTACTAAAACAACACACTAACTGATGATCATTCATTAAGAACTGTCTGTTAAAGGATATTCTGCTGTATATGAACAGTGCTGTGTACCAGTTTCAGCTTCCCCTCAAATCCCCCCTTGAGGATTGATAAAAAAACCAATCAGTGTTCAATCAACAATAAAACCACACAGCCTGTTCTAAGACAAAATAAACTTCATAGCTCAAGAGACTAGACTCTAATCATGGAGACTAAAATCATGGCAAGAGGCTTTTTTGCCAAGTTTATGCATAGACTTGAACAAGTATAACAATacttattacacacacacacacacacacacccaccgcaaaaaggtgacattttttctttgcgAGGAATACCATCTTTgtaacaacagcaaaaaaaaaagtgacagaaatTTGAAAGGAAGGTCATTTAAACTCTTTTAAATCTATGTATTTCCATATGTTTCGGCCATTgctacattttccatttttggttTACTGCTTTACTCTGCACTACGGATTTGAAGTAAAAGTTGTGACCAGAAGTTTGAAAGTAGAGTCCAAGGAGGCACGCTTTGCTACCTTAATctgaattgcttctgtaaaaatggCAGTTATATTAACAATACTTAAAAAAACTCTGAGTTACATGAATCAATTATCACAAATTTTGTAGCATTTTTaccataaatgtaatattttatacaccTGCTCTGTGATCTGTGACCGTTGCAGTAACTTCCTAGTGTTGAGTTTCAATATGTGTCCAGGTTCAGTTGTATTGACTCAAGCCCTGACCAAACAAAGAACTTTGTGACAATATTTGGCAACGAATCAATCATGACTTGTTTGGTACATTTAATGTAAGGTGACGCTGAAAGTTAAGGCCATGGCAAATTGtgattaaattttatttgtcctGTAGTGCTGAATTTTGGGAAAGGAAATGGGACGGAGTTTAATCTCTCTCAAAGAAGTATGTGATATTTAGTAAAATCAGGGACCACTGGGTCTTTGAGCATTAAAAAGTTCTACTCACATtaacagtcctgctctccagtgggtctggggttcgaatcccgcttggggtgccttgtgatggactggcgtcccgtcctgggtgtgtcccctccccctccggctttacgccctgtgttaccgggtaggctccggttccccgtgactccgtatgggacaagcggttctgaaaatgtgtgtgtgtgtactcacaTTAAATAAGTCTTATGAAACGTCTTAATCAGGGATAGATATCAACTTTCTTCCCCACAGAACTTAACTTCCTTACTGTAAATTAACATCAGCACTGGGTTGGTTTAAGGtatattgggaaaaaaaatgttataacaaaaatgaaacagtcTTGTTTTGATGGAAAGGCTTTGGTCTGTACAGACTATCTTTTCGTGACTTGGTCCTTATCAGACAGCATGAATAGGAGCTTTCAAGCTGTGTTATTAATGGAGGTGTGAACAGTTGACGAGCAGTAGTGGCACTCTGTGCCACGTCACTGCTGACACCGGGGCGAGTGAAAATATCTTACACTGAAACGTACACGTCCCAGGCTCTTCAGTTTTTGAAGAGACCACTCCTTCATTCCATCAACCCTAAAAAATGAACATCCCTGGACAATCCAGTAAAAGCTATGAAAAGAAGtacttttaaaatgagcaaGTAAAACACCTTGCATTTctctgaatttgtttttttttttttttaatttgaaggtTATTTTGGCCTTGAATTtccaaaaaagcacaaaaattgCAAAAAGATCCCTGACATAGTAAAATTCTGTCTTTCTTGGGTACTCCAGAAAGCTGTGGCTAGTGTTGCCGAATTTTGGTCTCCATGGAGATCTTATGACTGCTCCGTTTTAATTGCTGCCATTGTCAcggtgctgtttttttgtgtaccttttactaaatatttttttaataattagcAACAAAGgtgggcgcggtggcacagtggcacagtgggttggtctggggtttgggtccctcttggggtgccttgcgacagactggcgtcccgtcctgggtgtgtcccttccccctccggccttacgccctgtgttgctgggttaggctccggctccccgcgaccccgtgtggcacaagcggtttcagatggtgtgtgtgtgtgtgtgtgtgtgtgtgtgtgtgtgtgtgtgtgtgtgtgtgtaatttgcaaCAGGAAGGGGGAAAACCACAGCAGTTATTgatgtcaccttgcaatctCAAGCTTCCTAGTTCAAACACTGCACCCGTCGCTACACTGTTGAAAGGGCCTTTACCTtcagttactccagtaacaATACCATActgtacaaaatacaaaaacagcCAAGTCAAAGAGAAGTTAGATTTAATTTAGTGAAGACACAGAGGAATTGGGGGGGGTACTTCACTTGTGAATGTGCTACCATTCAGGTTCCTCACCAACACAGTGGAAATGTCAAAACATGTCCAGCAACGACTCACAATGGGATCTTCCTCTAGTCTTCCATCTTCTTAACGTACTGAAAGCCTTGCTCCAAAGGCCTGTGATATTTTGTTTGTGGGAATGTGAGTCTCCCTCTATTCACGGGTGGAGCTGGGAAGGCTAATCGACATCTAACTTCTAGTTATTGGTGATCAGAAATGAAAGAAGGATGAAAAGTCACATGGCCACCAGACCAAAGGGAGGCCGGCTCTACCAGAAACATTTGTATTCTTGCTGTTGCTGAGCTGCGTGTTCACCCATGAGAACCTGTTCTCATACCTAGGTGCGCAGGAAGTGTGACGGCTTTGTAAGTAGAGGTAAAAGCCTCTGAAACTGTGTATTTTGtgcaaaatatatgcaaatagtaaatacatttacacttatgtatttagcagatgcttttctccaaagcagctttcaatgaactctatgtagtgttaccagcccacacatcttattcactgcggtgacttacactgctagatacactacttacaatgggtcgcttatccatacatcagtgaagcacactctctctcactcacacactatgggggaacctgaccagcatgtctgtggactgtgggaggaaaccagagcacccagaggaaacccacacggacacagggagtacatgcaaactccacacagactgagcagggatcaaacccacatcctctcacaccacccaggcgctgtgagacggtagcgctactcgccgtgccacctcTGCTTCTGAAGTCAGTCTCAACAACCCTGTGTTGAAACCCAACCCTAGACTGGGCTGTAACACTTCATAACAGTCTGACAAAAACAGAGAGAGCTGGGCAATTCTGAGCAGTGCATGAATACTTACCCAAGTCAATCAACAACCTGTGTTTAAAGTGATCTCTTTGGTTGTTCCCCATTTTTCAGTCccaaagaggtttttttttctttttttttcctgtgaggGAATGGCAAGTGTGTTTATGGTCCTTTTCAAAGCAAGTTTGCGGAGACATCCCAGTCTGAGTCCTGTCCAGGATGGGACAACCATGCCAGACAACAGACCAGAGATAACATTGTAGCGAtgcattaaaagaaaagaaaaaaaaaaactggtaagaATTTTTATCTATATTTTCCcagcatatttattttgttcatctCACAATGGAGTACAGTGTTGCTCTGTTCCTTTGCCTATGTAAATACATCCTGTATGTTTGCTTACAAAACACTGTGTAAAACACACTTGTGGCAAAAATGAAACTAAcgtttttaatttgtatttttatttattatcaataCAAACACAGTATATTATAAATTTTAGCATACTCTCAGAATGGCTTTTAACACTCAAGAATTACATTTGTGCATCCAAATCTCCCCTTCTGTTGATCTAATGCAGTTTTTGCCTTATTATCtaagatatacgtcgctttggagaaaagcgtcattAATACAACGTAAATTAACGTAGAATGAGTTCCATACATTGAGCTGATGTTCAGCTATATTCCGATTcattgataaatgaataaatgtaaatatagcagTAATGCAAGTGTCTTAGTCTTAATTTATGTCAAAATATATTTGACTGCTTCATTTGAATGCAAAACATCTTTTGAACAGAGAGCACATGATTTCGATAGCTGCATTCTAcgtattttgtaatttttcaaaattttttggAACGCATGATATCTGTCTTGTGATCAGGATTTCAGAAAAGGATACGCTTTCAAAAAACACGAAGGggaaaactgaattgaaatcctgcaaaaaaaaaaaaataaataaataaataaaaatgaaatgtttttacacaaaaaGTAAATGCCAACTAAATTCCATTCTTCTGCTTGGTTACACGCTGTGACTGGCACAACACACGTACAACAGCACAACCGCAGACCAGTTTTGCAGAATCACAAATGCATTCTGCTTCTGTCAAAACGTGACACGCGACTTTTCTGACAGCCCAGATCTCATAGTGTGCACTCCTTTGCTGGCACCACAAACAACAAGTCAAAATGTCAAGTTCTGCTTGTCGGTTAACCCCAAACGCACCACATCTATGTCTCTTAAATTGAAATTTAGAAGAGTGATTTGTTAACCACGGACATTGATTTCTCTTCCCTCGTTGCTCCCGTCCCAGACACCCTCTCCTCCCCAGGCATGTGTGCACGGTGGCTTTCGCAGCTGCTCCACcctgctaccagctgcccctcctGACCGAACGTGATGCTCttgtcagttacatttattcatgtat
It contains:
- the LOC108934177 gene encoding V-set and immunoglobulin domain-containing protein 1-like, producing the protein MKLSVLSIAVLYSLLGSLHSITVSVPLSTINVTNGGNAVLPCTFTTNQPTTNLNIQWSFVSQTTDQTVIFSFQIYYYQAGQSTIPQNYHGRVIVPPSPNTTRNASITITNVSPADSGTYYCEVHNMPDSLGQTEGRVILNVLEKPSKPFCAIHGTVESGHLVTLTCHTEQGSPTPTYSWTKVEQGKSRSLRAAINTQTGVLQIGNLSQFEFGTYQCNASNVVGYDICTVNLNEELSDGVIAGAVIGALLASALIIFIVWYILHSLRKKQYKAVKVAAGTEMQVKSQSGNTAKFDSMHGSEENSQATASAAPTEAAESQGGEEKEPVV